The Methylomagnum ishizawai genome has a window encoding:
- the hpf gene encoding ribosome hibernation-promoting factor, HPF/YfiA family, which yields MQIQITGHHIEVTDSIKNYVNEKFAKLERHFDQVIDIHVILEVEKLAQKAEATVQVNGNKLFAEDTQENLYAAIDNLIDKLDRQVLKHKDKTQNH from the coding sequence ATGCAAATCCAAATCACCGGCCACCACATCGAAGTCACCGACTCCATCAAGAACTACGTGAACGAGAAGTTCGCCAAACTGGAGCGCCATTTCGACCAAGTCATCGACATCCATGTCATCCTGGAAGTGGAAAAGCTGGCCCAGAAGGCCGAGGCCACGGTGCAGGTCAACGGCAACAAGCTGTTCGCCGAGGACACCCAGGAAAACCTCTACGCCGCCATCGACAACCTGATCGACAAGCTCGACCGCCAAGTCCTCAAGCACAAGGACAAAACCCAGAATCATTGA